A window of the Coprobacter fastidiosus genome harbors these coding sequences:
- a CDS encoding 5-formyltetrahydrofolate cyclo-ligase, which produces MCKKSDIRMSIKDLKKNITAEERTRFSEQIRCRIEQLPEFKQAKTILLYHSLPDEVDTSSFLRLWKEDKRLLLPAVKGDNLIIRNYHPEKLKTGRYGIIESQGDRITDLSVIDMIIIPGVAFDKKRNRLGRGKGYYDRLLSQVETCKIGICYDCQITDFLPVEKHDIPMDYIITESGII; this is translated from the coding sequence ATGTGCAAGAAGTCTGACATCAGAATGAGCATAAAAGACCTAAAAAAAAATATAACGGCAGAAGAGCGAACCCGATTCTCGGAACAGATCAGATGTCGTATAGAACAGTTGCCGGAATTTAAACAGGCAAAAACGATTCTTTTATATCATTCTTTACCGGATGAAGTAGATACTTCTTCTTTTTTGAGATTATGGAAAGAAGATAAACGCCTCTTACTTCCAGCCGTAAAAGGGGACAATCTGATAATCAGAAATTATCATCCGGAAAAACTCAAAACAGGACGTTACGGAATCATCGAGTCTCAAGGAGACAGAATTACCGATCTTTCGGTTATAGATATGATCATTATTCCGGGAGTCGCTTTCGACAAAAAACGTAATCGGCTGGGACGAGGCAAAGGATATTACGACAGGTTACTATCACAAGTTGAAACATGCAAAATAGGAATCTGTTACGATTGTCAGATTACAGACTTTTTGCCTGTAGAGAAACATGATATTCCGATGGACTACATAATCACGGAATCGGGAATCATATAA
- a CDS encoding LuxR family transcriptional regulator: MPLVYADMKLCDIILHEPTLIPVLNRFGITLGIGDKSIRSVCEENSLDTDFFLTILNTFINEEFFPENRLKTFCATQIVDYLTKTNIYYECFQLPNIERHFNSLIQYSGTSGNNLELIHQFFLKVKNELLSRIEHDRAVWFPEIKLLSEKIGNQRPDGIKLPTKGSYDEQNSLEEKLHDLTSLFVMHLSGTIDPNLCYGVIFAIYTLEKDIKQHNRIRNRILLPMNEAMKRGKNDN; the protein is encoded by the coding sequence ATGCCTTTAGTATATGCAGATATGAAGCTCTGCGACATCATATTGCATGAACCGACATTGATACCCGTATTAAACCGGTTCGGGATCACATTAGGTATAGGAGACAAGAGTATCCGCTCGGTTTGTGAAGAAAATTCTCTCGATACGGATTTCTTTCTCACAATACTAAACACATTCATCAATGAAGAGTTTTTTCCGGAAAACAGGCTAAAAACGTTTTGTGCGACTCAAATAGTAGACTATCTGACAAAAACCAACATTTATTATGAGTGCTTTCAGTTACCTAATATTGAGCGACATTTCAATTCGCTCATTCAGTACAGTGGGACTTCGGGAAACAATCTCGAATTGATACATCAATTTTTTCTAAAAGTGAAAAATGAGTTATTGAGCCGTATCGAGCATGACCGGGCTGTATGGTTTCCCGAAATAAAACTACTGTCTGAAAAAATAGGCAACCAACGTCCCGATGGAATAAAACTTCCGACAAAAGGATCGTATGATGAGCAAAACTCTTTAGAAGAAAAGCTTCATGATCTCACCAGTTTGTTTGTTATGCATTTGTCCGGGACGATAGATCCGAACCTCTGCTATGGGGTAATTTTCGCGATTTATACGCTTGAAAAAGATATAAAACAACATAACCGCATTCGCAACAGAATTTTGTTACCGATGAATGAAGCTATGAAACGAGGAAAAAACGACAACTAA
- a CDS encoding response regulator transcription factor produces the protein MLHNKDIAIISPVTLINIGLKQILTDYFSAGNITVYTDTEYFLSESPEKYDLYFTFPDTFLLHYDFFLPRKGKTILLTDCSYPQTDFSNIEYQLCIRSEQNSLIEQLQNLIERTCQKFSNESQEELSPREIEVLQLIAQGFLNKEIADRLNISINTVLSHRKNITAKLGIKSVSGLSFYAMMNGYVSSAEIE, from the coding sequence ATGTTACATAATAAAGATATTGCGATTATCTCTCCTGTTACATTGATCAATATCGGATTGAAACAAATTCTAACCGATTATTTTTCTGCCGGGAATATCACGGTATATACCGATACCGAATATTTTTTATCAGAATCTCCGGAGAAATATGATTTATACTTCACATTTCCGGATACATTTCTGCTCCATTATGATTTTTTCCTTCCGCGTAAAGGGAAAACCATTCTGCTGACAGACTGTAGTTATCCGCAAACGGACTTTTCAAATATAGAATACCAGCTTTGCATACGCTCGGAACAAAACTCTTTGATCGAACAATTACAAAACCTGATCGAACGCACATGTCAAAAATTTTCGAACGAAAGTCAGGAAGAACTGTCTCCCAGAGAAATAGAAGTACTACAACTTATAGCACAAGGATTTCTTAACAAAGAGATTGCAGACCGACTCAATATCAGTATCAATACGGTTTTGAGTCACAGAAAAAACATCACAGCCAAATTGGGAATAAAAAGTGTGTCCGGACTCAGTTTTTATGCGATGATGAACGGATATGTTTCTTCTGCAGAAATTGAATAA
- a CDS encoding M16 family metallopeptidase, whose amino-acid sequence MKLRSVTTIILLSVFGLITYAQQMAPLPIDPQVKYGKLENGLTYYIRHNAFPKNRAEFYIAQNVGSILENDSQRGLAHFLEHMAFNGSKNFPGKSMLNYLESNGVKFGTDVNAYTSFDETVYNISNVPVNREGIVDSCLLILHDWSNAIALEDKEIDEERGVIREEWRTRTNANMRILEKLIPQVFAGSQYANRMPIGTMDIVMNFPYQTLKDYYHKWYRPDLQGIIIVGDIDADKTEKKLKEIFNTIPKPENAAERIYYTVPDNKEPIIAIAKDKEATGSQVTVYYKHKPMTKELKATIAGIAGIYLKSVTSMMLNDRLKEISEKPNAPFMSAYSYDANFIVSKTMDAFTTMAVSKEGETQKVLKALLQETERVNRFGFTESEYERAKANLLSMIESMYKEREKQKNNSYVEEYVSHFTDGGSICGIETDYMLLNKVAASTGIEQVNKYIQDLIGEENIVVTITGPEKDGVSYPSEAEILTLLKEIKNEELQPYTDKVSNEPLISHEPKAGSIIKTTTDKKFGTTIWTLSNGAKVVIKPTTFKDDEILMTGISKGGNLLYEDKDIPNLKIFNNIIDLGGLGNFNNIDLKKVLAGKNVSLSIGLDDRSEIVNGSSTPKDLVTLMQLLYLSFTDQHKDPEAVEAWKSKIKDMLKNVSANPRAAFKDSLNVALYKENPRKMSLKPEEIDQTDYDRILQIWKERFGDASDFTFTFVGNIDEKELKPLVEKYIASLPSTYSKEKPGTDKVGIRMDNYTNHFEKPMQTLTSTVYGAYVGKCKYSLENNIKLNMFDQIMDIVYTATIREEEGGTYGVGTQSVLSKETDTWMFLFGFDTNPEMQEKLQKRAISELEKTINEGPSEKDFNKVKEYMLKSHTENLHENKYWLGVINTYNRYGIDNMSGFEDIVKKQTPESIQKLMKKLFSKAAFIEVSMKGVQE is encoded by the coding sequence ATGAAATTACGCAGTGTAACAACAATTATTTTATTGTCTGTATTCGGGTTGATAACATATGCCCAACAAATGGCCCCTCTGCCTATCGACCCGCAAGTTAAATATGGAAAGCTGGAAAACGGGCTGACCTATTATATTCGTCATAACGCATTTCCTAAAAATAGAGCCGAATTTTATATCGCACAAAACGTCGGTTCGATATTAGAAAACGACAGCCAAAGAGGTCTTGCTCATTTTCTGGAACACATGGCTTTTAACGGAAGTAAAAATTTTCCGGGCAAATCGATGCTGAATTATTTAGAATCGAATGGAGTAAAATTCGGAACAGATGTAAATGCATATACATCATTCGATGAGACGGTTTATAACATATCAAATGTTCCTGTAAACCGTGAAGGTATCGTTGATTCATGTCTGCTCATCTTACACGACTGGTCTAATGCCATTGCCTTGGAAGACAAAGAAATCGATGAAGAACGGGGGGTAATTAGAGAAGAATGGAGAACCCGAACCAACGCCAACATGCGTATTCTCGAAAAACTTATTCCACAGGTATTCGCAGGTAGCCAATATGCCAACCGTATGCCTATCGGGACAATGGATATAGTTATGAACTTTCCTTACCAAACATTAAAAGATTATTATCACAAATGGTATCGTCCCGACTTACAAGGAATTATTATTGTAGGAGATATAGATGCAGATAAAACAGAAAAAAAACTAAAGGAAATTTTCAATACCATTCCCAAACCGGAAAATGCTGCCGAACGAATCTACTATACTGTCCCCGACAATAAAGAACCGATTATCGCCATTGCAAAAGATAAAGAAGCTACAGGTAGTCAAGTGACCGTATATTACAAACACAAACCTATGACCAAAGAGCTGAAAGCTACTATTGCAGGTATTGCCGGTATTTACCTTAAATCGGTCACTTCAATGATGTTGAACGATCGTCTAAAAGAAATATCGGAAAAGCCGAATGCCCCTTTCATGTCTGCATACAGCTATGACGCAAATTTTATTGTTTCCAAAACAATGGATGCATTTACGACTATGGCTGTCAGTAAAGAGGGAGAAACTCAAAAAGTACTTAAGGCTCTTCTCCAAGAAACCGAACGTGTAAACCGATTTGGGTTCACCGAATCGGAATATGAACGGGCAAAGGCTAATCTGTTGAGTATGATCGAAAGTATGTATAAAGAACGGGAAAAGCAAAAGAATAATTCTTATGTTGAAGAATATGTCAGCCATTTTACAGATGGAGGATCAATATGCGGTATCGAAACCGACTATATGCTTTTAAATAAAGTCGCTGCTTCTACCGGTATCGAACAAGTAAACAAATACATACAAGACCTTATCGGAGAAGAAAATATCGTAGTTACTATTACCGGACCAGAAAAAGACGGAGTTTCATATCCATCGGAAGCAGAAATACTGACTCTTTTAAAAGAGATTAAAAATGAGGAACTTCAACCTTATACCGATAAAGTTTCGAACGAACCGTTAATCAGCCACGAACCTAAAGCCGGAAGCATAATAAAAACGACTACCGACAAAAAATTCGGTACAACGATATGGACTCTATCAAACGGTGCTAAAGTCGTTATTAAACCAACGACGTTTAAAGATGACGAAATTTTAATGACCGGCATCAGCAAAGGCGGAAATCTGTTATACGAAGACAAAGATATTCCCAACCTTAAAATATTCAATAATATTATAGATTTGGGAGGATTAGGAAACTTTAATAACATAGATCTAAAAAAAGTATTGGCCGGAAAAAACGTATCTCTGAGCATAGGACTGGACGACCGCTCTGAAATCGTTAACGGAAGTTCTACTCCTAAAGATTTGGTTACATTAATGCAGTTGCTTTATCTCTCATTTACAGATCAGCATAAAGATCCAGAAGCTGTAGAAGCATGGAAAAGCAAAATAAAGGACATGTTGAAAAATGTCAGCGCCAATCCTCGTGCAGCTTTCAAAGATTCTCTCAATGTAGCTCTATATAAAGAGAACCCGAGAAAAATGAGTCTGAAACCTGAAGAAATAGACCAAACCGACTATGACAGGATATTGCAAATATGGAAAGAACGGTTTGGAGACGCTTCTGATTTCACATTTACTTTTGTCGGAAATATTGATGAAAAAGAACTGAAACCGTTGGTAGAAAAATACATTGCTTCTCTCCCATCTACATACAGCAAAGAAAAACCGGGTACGGATAAAGTGGGAATTCGCATGGATAATTATACTAACCATTTTGAAAAACCCATGCAGACCCTGACTTCAACAGTATATGGGGCGTATGTAGGCAAATGTAAATACTCTTTGGAAAACAACATAAAACTGAACATGTTCGACCAAATTATGGATATTGTTTACACAGCGACCATTCGAGAGGAAGAAGGCGGAACATACGGAGTCGGGACTCAATCTGTCCTTTCTAAAGAAACAGACACGTGGATGTTCCTTTTCGGGTTCGACACAAATCCCGAAATGCAGGAAAAACTCCAGAAACGAGCTATTTCTGAATTGGAAAAGACCATAAATGAAGGACCTTCGGAAAAAGATTTCAATAAAGTAAAAGAATACATGCTGAAAAGTCATACGGAAAATTTGCATGAAAATAAATACTGGTTAGGAGTAATCAATACATATAACCGGTACGGTATTGATAATATGTCGGGATTCGAAGATATTGTAAAAAAACAGACTCCGGAAAGTATCCAAAAATTAATGAAAAAGTTATTTTCAAAAGCCGCATTTATTGAAGTTTCGATGAAAGGTGTACAAGAATAA